Proteins from one Brevibacillus humidisoli genomic window:
- a CDS encoding helix-turn-helix transcriptional regulator: MQIVKEEGPITGEQIAERLNLTRATLRPDLSVLTMCGYLDARPRVGYFYAGRPDGNVISERLHKLKVQDYKALPIAVQESASVYDAIVTLFLEDVGTLYVVNQKGFLAGVVSRKDLLRASLGNKALEDIPVSIIMSRMPNIVTVTPEESLFEAAKKLIDFQIDSLPVVRPTEEDSRSFELLGRVTKTTIVKVFVELGHEPSV, encoded by the coding sequence TTGCAAATCGTCAAGGAGGAGGGGCCGATTACCGGGGAGCAGATCGCCGAAAGGCTCAACCTGACGCGTGCTACGCTGAGGCCTGATCTATCCGTACTGACGATGTGTGGGTACCTCGATGCGAGACCACGTGTCGGCTATTTTTATGCAGGTCGACCTGACGGCAACGTGATCAGTGAGAGATTGCATAAACTGAAGGTTCAAGATTACAAAGCACTGCCGATCGCTGTCCAGGAATCTGCTTCTGTGTACGACGCGATCGTCACGCTTTTTTTGGAAGATGTCGGTACGCTCTACGTGGTGAATCAGAAGGGATTTTTGGCCGGAGTGGTGTCGCGCAAAGATTTGCTGCGTGCTTCCCTTGGCAATAAGGCACTGGAAGACATCCCGGTCAGCATCATCATGAGCAGGATGCCCAATATTGTAACCGTTACACCAGAAGAGAGCTTGTTCGAGGCAGCCAAAAAGCTGATTGACTTTCAGATAGATTCACTTCCCGTGGTTCGACCGACGGAAGAAGACAGCCGAAGTTTTGAACTGCTTGGTCGGGTGACAAAAACGACGATCGTCAAGGTGTTTGTGGAATTGGGCCATGAGCCGAGTGTTTAG
- the glyS gene encoding glycine--tRNA ligase subunit beta → MSKHDLLLEIGLEEIPARFIATAVQQLAEKVEKWFGSERIAFERIETYESPRRLALLVTGVAERQADVNAEARGPALKIARDEAGNWTKAALGFARSNGVDPEQLEIKEHNGVEYIYARKSETGQQTSSRLPLLADVILSLHFPKNMRWGASDIKFVRPIRWLVALFGDQVVEMEIAGVKTGRTSHGHRSLGSDVEIGNPAEYVSKLKEQYVLVDPVERRERIVRQLQQLEKEQGWRIPIDKGLLDEVVHLVEYPTALYGTFDSDFLAIPRDVLVTSMREHQRYFPVENETGELLPHFVTVRNGDARSLENVARGNEKVLRARLSDARFFYEEDQKRPIADCLKRLESIVFHEELGTIGDKVRRIGKLTEQMASRLTLDTAEAKTATRVAEIAKFDLVTQMVYEFPELQGIMGEDYARKAGEPEAVARGVFEHYLPRFSGDELPSSQAAAVVSVADKLDTIVGCFLIGIIPTGSQDPYALRRQAAGIVQILLDRGWTLPLDELFEMALAIYHEQGVDKRPGAEVKRDLFDFFALRLKNVLQEAEIRYDVIDAVLAADVSLVGQTVAKAKALMAAVQTDAFKLAVEQFNRVFNLAQKAESQAIDAELFQETAERQLAEAHQAVSAEVESLYQHGDMERVLETLTSLSEPIQQFFEQVMVMADDPQIRSNRLALLQQLSSQIQRYADFTKLVFA, encoded by the coding sequence ATGAGCAAACACGATCTATTGTTGGAAATCGGTCTGGAAGAGATCCCTGCCCGCTTTATTGCCACTGCTGTGCAGCAGTTGGCAGAGAAAGTGGAGAAGTGGTTTGGCTCGGAGCGCATTGCATTTGAACGGATAGAGACGTATGAATCACCCCGTAGACTTGCATTGCTGGTAACCGGGGTGGCCGAGAGACAAGCAGACGTCAATGCGGAAGCCCGCGGTCCGGCACTGAAGATCGCCCGTGATGAAGCAGGCAACTGGACCAAAGCGGCACTCGGTTTTGCCAGAAGCAACGGCGTTGATCCAGAGCAGTTGGAGATCAAGGAACACAATGGAGTCGAGTATATATATGCTCGCAAAAGCGAAACCGGCCAACAGACGTCGAGCCGCCTTCCCTTGCTCGCTGATGTCATTCTCAGCCTTCATTTTCCCAAGAACATGCGGTGGGGAGCGTCTGACATCAAGTTTGTTCGACCGATTCGCTGGCTGGTCGCCTTGTTTGGCGATCAAGTGGTGGAGATGGAGATTGCAGGGGTAAAAACAGGGCGGACAAGCCACGGCCATCGATCCCTTGGCAGCGACGTGGAGATCGGCAATCCAGCCGAGTATGTAAGCAAACTAAAAGAGCAATACGTGCTGGTCGATCCTGTGGAGCGGCGGGAGAGAATTGTCCGTCAACTGCAGCAGTTGGAGAAGGAACAAGGTTGGCGTATTCCGATCGACAAAGGGCTGCTTGACGAGGTGGTTCACTTGGTTGAGTATCCAACTGCCTTGTACGGTACCTTTGATTCCGACTTTTTAGCGATCCCGCGTGATGTATTGGTCACCTCCATGCGTGAGCACCAGCGCTACTTCCCGGTGGAGAACGAAACTGGCGAACTCCTGCCCCATTTTGTAACGGTCCGGAACGGTGATGCTCGCTCGCTGGAGAACGTAGCGAGAGGCAATGAAAAGGTGTTGCGTGCCCGCCTCTCTGATGCTCGCTTTTTTTACGAAGAAGACCAGAAACGGCCGATCGCCGATTGTCTCAAGCGGTTGGAGAGCATTGTTTTCCACGAAGAATTGGGAACAATCGGGGACAAGGTTCGCCGGATTGGCAAGCTGACCGAGCAGATGGCAAGCCGTCTGACACTGGATACGGCGGAAGCAAAGACTGCCACACGAGTTGCTGAGATTGCCAAGTTCGATTTGGTGACGCAGATGGTGTATGAATTCCCGGAACTTCAGGGGATCATGGGGGAAGACTACGCCCGCAAAGCAGGCGAGCCGGAAGCAGTCGCACGCGGCGTATTTGAGCACTATCTGCCCCGATTTTCTGGTGACGAGCTGCCTTCATCCCAGGCAGCAGCGGTGGTTAGTGTCGCTGACAAGCTGGATACGATTGTCGGCTGCTTCTTGATCGGGATTATTCCGACCGGTTCGCAGGACCCGTACGCGCTGCGCCGTCAGGCTGCCGGGATTGTGCAAATTCTGCTTGATCGCGGCTGGACGCTGCCTCTAGACGAGCTGTTTGAAATGGCCTTGGCCATCTATCACGAGCAGGGAGTAGACAAGCGACCGGGGGCAGAGGTGAAGCGCGATTTGTTCGACTTCTTTGCGCTTCGTTTGAAAAATGTGCTGCAGGAAGCAGAGATTCGCTACGACGTGATCGATGCCGTGTTGGCTGCCGACGTGTCGCTGGTAGGCCAAACAGTGGCAAAAGCAAAGGCGTTGATGGCTGCTGTTCAAACGGACGCATTCAAATTGGCGGTTGAGCAGTTTAACCGTGTGTTCAATCTGGCGCAGAAGGCAGAGTCGCAAGCGATTGATGCTGAGCTGTTCCAGGAGACAGCAGAACGGCAGCTTGCAGAAGCACACCAGGCCGTGTCGGCGGAAGTTGAATCGCTCTATCAACACGGCGACATGGAGCGTGTGCTTGAGACATTGACAAGCTTGAGCGAGCCAATCCAGCAGTTCTTCGAACAGGTGATGGTCATGGCCGACGATCCGCAGATCCGCAGCAACCGTCTGGCCCTGCTGCAGCAGTTGTCCAGTCAGATCCAGCGCTATGCCGATTTCACCAAACTGGTTTTTGCGTAA
- the glyQ gene encoding glycine--tRNA ligase subunit alpha, whose product MTFQEIILTLQNFWAKQNCLIVQPYDVEKGAGTMNPMTFLRAIGPEPWNVAYVEPSRRPVDGRYGENPNRLYQHHQFQVIMKPSPDNIQEIYLDSLRQLGIEPLDHDIRFVEDNWEAPTLGAWGLGWEVWLDGMEITQFTYFQQVGGLECSPVAVEITYGLERLASYIQEKENVFDLEWVGGFTYGDVFHQAEYEHSKYTFEVADAPMLFSLFTTYETEAKRAMEARLVFPAYDYVLKCSHTFNLLDARGAISVTERTGYIARVRNLAREVAQTYYAERERLGFPMLGKGGVTK is encoded by the coding sequence ATGACCTTTCAAGAGATCATATTAACCTTGCAGAACTTTTGGGCGAAGCAAAACTGTTTGATCGTCCAGCCGTACGATGTAGAAAAAGGGGCGGGGACGATGAATCCGATGACGTTTTTGCGGGCGATCGGACCTGAGCCGTGGAACGTCGCTTACGTCGAACCGTCCCGCCGACCGGTCGATGGCCGCTATGGGGAAAACCCCAATCGGTTGTACCAGCACCATCAGTTTCAGGTCATCATGAAACCGTCGCCTGACAACATCCAGGAGATCTACCTCGACAGCTTGCGTCAACTGGGCATTGAGCCGCTCGATCACGACATTCGCTTTGTCGAAGACAACTGGGAAGCGCCTACTCTTGGAGCGTGGGGCTTGGGCTGGGAAGTATGGCTGGACGGGATGGAAATTACGCAGTTTACCTACTTCCAGCAGGTTGGCGGTCTGGAATGCAGCCCGGTGGCTGTGGAGATCACTTACGGCTTGGAGCGGCTGGCATCCTATATCCAGGAAAAAGAAAACGTATTTGATCTGGAATGGGTGGGCGGTTTTACGTATGGTGACGTATTCCACCAGGCGGAGTATGAGCATTCCAAATATACCTTTGAGGTGGCAGACGCCCCGATGCTGTTCTCCCTCTTCACCACTTATGAGACGGAGGCGAAGCGGGCGATGGAAGCACGGCTCGTCTTTCCGGCGTACGACTACGTACTGAAGTGCTCGCACACCTTTAACCTGCTGGACGCGCGGGGCGCGATCAGTGTAACGGAGCGAACCGGCTACATTGCTCGGGTCCGCAATCTGGCTCGTGAAGTGGCACAGACGTATTATGCGGAGCGGGAGCGGCTGGGCTTTCCGATGTTGGGCAAAGGGGGAGTGACGAAATGA
- the recO gene encoding DNA repair protein RecO yields MLVKWEGIVIRTTDYGESNKVVTLYTREHGKIGVMARGAKKPKSRLAAVSQLFTHGFFLCKTGPGTGMADLSQGDILESYRELRQDLTRTAYAAYMAELTDRLSVEREANPFVFHLLALTLRFLDEGKDPEILCRIFESKMLMVAGIRPHLHNCTRCSREQEPYAFSVTQGGLLCPSCLTSDPYAITVAPAAWKLLRLFQLFDLERLGEIEVKPATRSQLKHVLHRFMDEHLDLRLKSRSFLDQLEKLAPS; encoded by the coding sequence ATGCTTGTAAAATGGGAAGGAATTGTGATTCGAACGACCGATTACGGTGAATCAAACAAGGTAGTTACGCTATACACCAGAGAACACGGCAAAATAGGGGTAATGGCTCGCGGTGCGAAAAAACCCAAGAGTCGCCTGGCTGCCGTGTCTCAGTTGTTTACGCATGGTTTTTTTTTATGTAAGACCGGACCCGGTACAGGAATGGCGGATTTGTCCCAGGGAGATATTCTCGAATCATACCGTGAACTGCGGCAGGACCTTACCCGCACAGCTTACGCCGCATATATGGCCGAATTGACGGACCGGCTGAGTGTAGAACGGGAAGCCAACCCTTTTGTCTTTCACCTGCTGGCCTTGACGCTTCGTTTTTTGGATGAAGGCAAGGATCCAGAGATCCTCTGCCGCATTTTTGAAAGCAAGATGCTGATGGTTGCCGGTATTCGTCCTCATCTGCACAATTGTACACGCTGCAGCCGGGAACAGGAGCCTTATGCTTTCAGCGTCACACAGGGTGGCCTGCTCTGCCCATCCTGTCTGACTAGTGATCCGTATGCGATAACGGTTGCCCCGGCAGCCTGGAAGCTGCTGCGATTGTTCCAGCTATTCGACTTGGAACGATTAGGCGAGATTGAGGTGAAGCCAGCCACACGCAGTCAGTTGAAACATGTGCTGCACCGGTTTATGGATGAGCATCTCGACTTGCGTCTGAAAAGCCGCTCTTTTCTTGATCAACTGGAGAAACTTGCTCCTTCCTAA
- a CDS encoding YqzL family protein — protein MLRDFSWSYFASTGDIHAYLLYREHQQIGPHADEEADSTRTELGESTVCL, from the coding sequence ATGCTTCGCGACTTTTCTTGGAGTTATTTCGCTTCAACCGGTGACATCCACGCTTATCTTCTTTATCGGGAACATCAGCAGATTGGACCACACGCAGATGAAGAAGCGGATTCCACCCGGACGGAACTGGGTGAATCAACGGTATGCTTGTAA
- the era gene encoding GTPase Era, whose amino-acid sequence MNHNRTDTSYKSGFAAIIGRPNVGKSTLLNQIVGQKVAIMSNKPQTTRNKIRAVHTTERGQIIFLDTPGIHKPKSKLGDYMVTVAENSLNEVDLVLYVIDATEKYGPGEEYIIERLQQVKTPVFLVINKIDQVHPEALLPLIDEYRTRYEFQQIVPVSALEGNNTQALLDAIFEQLPEGPMYYPEDLVTDHPERFVAAELIREKVLHLTREEVPHSIAVTVEEMKRREDGQTVYIYAAIYVERTSQRGILIGKNGEMLREIGRRARVDIERLLGNKVYLELWVKVKKDWRNQERMLRNFGFYDED is encoded by the coding sequence GTGAATCACAACAGGACTGACACATCATACAAATCTGGTTTCGCGGCGATTATTGGCCGCCCCAATGTGGGGAAATCGACGCTGCTCAACCAGATTGTCGGGCAAAAAGTGGCCATCATGTCCAACAAACCACAGACGACACGCAACAAGATCCGTGCCGTACATACAACAGAACGAGGTCAGATTATCTTTCTGGATACGCCAGGCATTCACAAGCCAAAATCAAAACTGGGCGATTACATGGTCACGGTAGCCGAAAACTCGCTGAATGAAGTGGATCTGGTCCTCTATGTGATTGATGCAACGGAAAAATACGGGCCTGGTGAGGAGTATATCATCGAACGACTGCAGCAGGTGAAAACGCCGGTCTTTCTGGTGATCAACAAGATTGATCAGGTACATCCGGAGGCTCTGCTTCCCTTGATCGACGAGTATCGCACCCGCTACGAATTCCAGCAGATTGTTCCCGTCTCCGCATTGGAGGGCAATAATACGCAAGCCCTGTTGGATGCTATCTTTGAGCAGCTGCCGGAAGGTCCTATGTATTATCCGGAAGATCTGGTGACCGACCACCCCGAACGGTTTGTCGCCGCTGAACTGATCCGGGAAAAGGTGCTCCATCTGACCCGTGAAGAGGTCCCCCATTCGATTGCGGTGACCGTGGAAGAGATGAAACGGCGGGAAGACGGGCAGACCGTCTACATCTATGCGGCGATCTACGTCGAGCGAACGTCGCAGCGTGGGATCCTGATCGGCAAAAATGGCGAAATGCTGCGGGAGATCGGCAGACGGGCTCGCGTCGACATTGAGCGACTGCTTGGCAACAAGGTATACTTGGAACTGTGGGTAAAGGTAAAGAAAGACTGGCGAAATCAGGAGCGAATGCTGCGCAACTTCGGCTTTTATGACGAGGACTGA
- a CDS encoding cytidine deaminase, whose translation MNQRELIENAIEARKRAYVPYSRFAVGASLLSQAGTVYLGCNIENAAYPLCNCAERTALFKAISEGERDFQALAVVADCPKPVPPCGACRQVLAELCPPDMKVFLANLQGEITETTVAQLLPGAFTKEDLTSESQQD comes from the coding sequence ATGAATCAGCGAGAACTGATCGAAAACGCGATCGAAGCAAGAAAACGGGCCTATGTGCCATACTCCCGCTTTGCCGTTGGAGCCTCCTTGTTGAGCCAAGCGGGAACGGTCTATTTGGGCTGCAATATTGAAAACGCCGCTTACCCGCTTTGCAATTGTGCAGAGCGTACAGCGCTGTTTAAAGCGATCTCAGAAGGGGAACGCGACTTCCAGGCGCTTGCCGTCGTGGCTGATTGTCCCAAACCGGTGCCTCCGTGTGGTGCCTGCAGACAGGTCCTGGCAGAACTTTGCCCGCCTGACATGAAAGTGTTCCTGGCCAATCTGCAGGGAGAGATTACCGAGACGACAGTTGCCCAGCTGTTGCCGGGAGCGTTTACGAAGGAGGACTTAACGAGTGAATCACAACAGGACTGA